The Flavobacteriales bacterium genomic interval CCGCGCAATAAAAAGGGTTGCGCGCATACCGCAGTACTGCAGCATAGCGGTATACCGATGGTATAGAGAGAGCGGAGTAGGAAGTTCAGTAACCTTTGCATACACTTTTTAAGAAGGAGGTATCAGAGCGGACTCTTCGTTCGTAGAACATCGTGCGCCGGGAGGTGGCATCCGATCGGAAATGTAGTGATACATTCTTACGTGACGCGTCAGCTTGATTATTTTGAGTGTTTCTTTCTCTACGATCACCCACCTTTGTGAACATGTCCATTTCACTTACCAGCTTCGGTGCTGCAGGTACGGTTACCGGTAGTAAACATTTGATCGAACTTTCCCGCAATGGCGGATCCATGCGCTTACTGCTTGATTGCGGCATGTTCCAAGGCGAAGCGCTACGCGAGATAAAAGGTGATCCTAACCGAAGTTTCGGATTCGATCCCAAAAGCATTGATGTGCTTGTGCTGAGCCATGCACACATCGACCATAGTGGTCTGTTACCGCGCTTGGTGGCCGAGGGATTCAAAGGAGTGATCTGGAGTACCCCTGCTACACGCGACCTCTGTGAGATCATGCTTATGGACAGTGCGCATATCCAAGAGTACGATTACGAATGGGAGCAGAAAAAAGCGCGTCAAAAAAATAAGGAAGTTGTTCATAACGGGCCGCTGTATTCCAAAGATGATGTGGCTCCGACATTGGCCTTGTTCCGGACGGTTCCATACGGTGAGCACGTAACGATCTCAGAAGGTGTGGACCTGCACTTTACGGATACGGGTCATATTCTGGGCAGTGCTGCGGTGCAATTGATATTGGAGGATGGTGATCGGAAATTGAAACTAGCATTTTCTGGCGATGTTGGCCGCTATGTGGACCGCATAATGCCAGATCCTGTCTCGTTCCCGCAAGCGGATGTGATCCTATGCGAGAGTACCTATGGAGATCGCGATCACTCTTCCATCGAAGAAGCCGAGGAGGTTCTGTTGGGCCATGTGCTCGACGTGTGCGTTAAGGACAAAGGACGCATGATCATTCCTGCATTCAGCGTAGGTAGAACGCAGGAAGTGTTGTACACGTTGAATAAGCTCAGCAACGAAGGACGTTTGCCGCGTATTCCCGTTTTTGTTGATAGCCCACTCGCCATTAGTGCAACAGGGATCGCGCGTGCACATACGGATCTGTTCAGGGAGAATGTACAGAAAGAGCTGCACGACGATCCTGATCTGTTCAGTTTTCCGGGCACTTCATTCGTGCGCAGTGCTGATGGAAGCAGGGCATTGAACGATCATAAGGAACCGTGCATCATCGTGAGTGCAAGTGGTATGATGGAGGCGGGCCGTGTACGACACCACCTTCGGTTAGCACTGCCCGATCCCAAGAACATGGTATTGGCCGTTGGTTTTTGTGCGCCCGGCACGTTAGGTGACCGGTTAATTCAGGGCGCAAAGGAGGTATCGATATTTGGAGAGAAAGTGCCCGTGAATGCAAAGGTCGTGCGCATGGATTTTTATAGTGCCCATGCCGATCGTGGCGAATTGAAGCGTTATCTCGATTGCCAAGATTCCGCTAAAGTGAAGAAATTGTTCTTGGTACACGGTGTTGATCATGCGCTGGAAGGGTTCCGCAATCAATGTTTGGAACAAGGGTTCAAGAAGGTGATCATCCCGGAGCGCGGTGAGCGGTTCGAGCTGTAGGTTCACCCACCGAACCCCATCGCTTTCTTCACGCCTTCAGGTAACGCAGGCAGTTTCCTGCGCTCGAACAAGAAGCTGCTCAGGTCGGCGATCTCACTGAAGATGTAGTGGCTGTCCATGGCACCTTTCAAATAGGCTTTGCCTGTGCTGCCACCTGTGCCCACGCGTAGACCGATCATGCGGTGTACCATGTTCACGTGTCTGCTGCGCCAAGTGGCCATGCCCGCGTCAATGTCCAACAGCGATTGAAGGAATCGGAAGGCTTGCTGCATGATCGGTTCATCGCGGTACAGCATGATGAACACTACGCTGCGTGATGCAGCCGGTGATAATTTGCGCTCACGAGATCCCGTGTTGAATATGGTCTGCCATAGTGCGGCATTGCCTTCTTCACCTTTTACCAAACTGCCGGTGTAGATGGATTCCAATTGCGAAAAGAACGCACCCTCTTTTCCATCCCAGTATTTCGCATCGAAGAACGGCATACGTTCCAGCCACGTGTTCACCAGCTCAAGTAGGGTAGGCATACTCTCCAGCTTTTCGATCTCCGCTTTATGTTCCGGCTTCAATTGGCTCGTGTAATACTGCTTGCCGAAACGTGCTTCCATCCGCAGTCCTAATCGTGCTTCAAGGATCTTGAACTGCATGCTCTGGAATCCACTTGCAGGACGCAATAGGTCGCGGAAATCCAAAAAGTCCAATGGGGTCATGGTCTCCATCACGTCCATTTGCTTCACCAGCAGATCCAGAATGGTGGTTACGCGGTGCAAGCGATGTACAGCGATGTTCAGTTCACCACGGTTGTCATCGATATGGTCATCCGCGAACATTTCGATCACACTTCCTACCTCATGCAAAACCTGCTTGAACCAAAGTTCATAGGCTTGGTGGATAATGATGAAGAGCATTTCATCATGCGCTTTCACACCATGTTTATCACTCTCTGGTGCTTGTGCACCTAAGATCTTATCCAATTGAAGATAGTCCGGGTAGTATATGTTGCTCATGGTTCTGGTCAGCTGTAATGCGGGGTGATATCACCTCATTTCACCGTACCGCTGTTCCGCCAAATGTAGCGGGATGTGGTCGGGTTGAGCTAACTTTGGTCATGTTCCGATCGGTCGCGCTTGCTTTGATCCTTGCTCCAACTATTGTTTTAGGGCAGTCCAGCGTGGATATCCTTAAAGGAAATTCCGATAAAGCGCAGAAGGTGTTCGATGCGCGAGCAAATGAAGATGTGCGTTCTGATACGGGTAGAGTATATGACCTGCGGTCCGTGGATGTAAAGCCGATATACCCCGGTGGTGAAGAAGCGTTGGTGGATCATTTGCTGGAGCCGGCAACGTGCGGCAAGTTGCCACCCATGGAAAGCTGCATCGGTTCTTCCAAGATCATTTTCGATCTCGTCGTCAACACCGATGGTTCGGTGAGCAATGTGGAATTCATGAAAGAGGGTTGCACCGTTCTGCATAGCAGAGTGCTGTGTGCGACCCAAGGGTTAAGTCAATGGAAACCCGCACTGTTGAATGGTGTTCCTGTTCGCACACGGTTGCGGAGAAAGGTGAAATTCGATCTGCG includes:
- a CDS encoding MBL fold metallo-hydrolase, which produces MSISLTSFGAAGTVTGSKHLIELSRNGGSMRLLLDCGMFQGEALREIKGDPNRSFGFDPKSIDVLVLSHAHIDHSGLLPRLVAEGFKGVIWSTPATRDLCEIMLMDSAHIQEYDYEWEQKKARQKNKEVVHNGPLYSKDDVAPTLALFRTVPYGEHVTISEGVDLHFTDTGHILGSAAVQLILEDGDRKLKLAFSGDVGRYVDRIMPDPVSFPQADVILCESTYGDRDHSSIEEAEEVLLGHVLDVCVKDKGRMIIPAFSVGRTQEVLYTLNKLSNEGRLPRIPVFVDSPLAISATGIARAHTDLFRENVQKELHDDPDLFSFPGTSFVRSADGSRALNDHKEPCIIVSASGMMEAGRVRHHLRLALPDPKNMVLAVGFCAPGTLGDRLIQGAKEVSIFGEKVPVNAKVVRMDFYSAHADRGELKRYLDCQDSAKVKKLFLVHGVDHALEGFRNQCLEQGFKKVIIPERGERFEL
- a CDS encoding tryptophan 2,3-dioxygenase codes for the protein MSNIYYPDYLQLDKILGAQAPESDKHGVKAHDEMLFIIIHQAYELWFKQVLHEVGSVIEMFADDHIDDNRGELNIAVHRLHRVTTILDLLVKQMDVMETMTPLDFLDFRDLLRPASGFQSMQFKILEARLGLRMEARFGKQYYTSQLKPEHKAEIEKLESMPTLLELVNTWLERMPFFDAKYWDGKEGAFFSQLESIYTGSLVKGEEGNAALWQTIFNTGSRERKLSPAASRSVVFIMLYRDEPIMQQAFRFLQSLLDIDAGMATWRSRHVNMVHRMIGLRVGTGGSTGKAYLKGAMDSHYIFSEIADLSSFLFERRKLPALPEGVKKAMGFGG